The stretch of DNA GGCCATAGCGATGGCAGATTTAACGAGAAGGCGTGATTTTGCTCGAGTACTCGCCTTACACACACAGGGTGAAGTCATTTACTGGGGGTTTGAGAATCTTGAACCGCCAGAGTCTGAGATCCTGGTGAACGAGTTTGGCAGAGTTAGTGGTTACCAGCCTGTAAAATCGATCGAGAGCTATGCTGGATATAAGGATTGGTTCATTCAAGATTGGCGTCGGCCCGGATTTACCATCGAGCTCGGAACAGGAACTAACCCCCTCCCAATCTCACAATTTGACGAAATTTATGAAGAGACACTCGGAATCTTTTTGGCTGGATTGTATATGTAATGGTGGGATGACCTATTTCCTGGTTGGAATGGGTCTTCTTTTTTGAAAATGTTTTGGGTAATTGTGGAGGTATATTTGTTATTATTTTCGGTTATCCGAGAGTGTTTTCGGTTATATGAGAGTAATCTTCGGTTATCCGAGAGTAATCTTCGGTTATCCGAGAGTATTCTTCGGTTATCCGAGAGTATTCTTCGGTTATCCGAGAGTAATCTTCGGTTATCCGAGAGTAATCTTCGGTTATCCGAGAGTATTTCTGGCTATCCGCCAGTATTTCTGGGTATCCGTCAGTATTTTTGGCTATCCGCCAGTATTTCTAGCTATCCGCCAGTATTTCTGGGTATCCGCCAGTATTTTTGGCTATCCGCCAGTATTTCTGGCTATCCGCCAGTATTTTTGGCTATCCGTCAGTATTACTGGGTATCCGCCAGTATTTTTGGTTATCCGCCAGTATTTCTGGCTATCTGCCAGTATTTCGTACATTGGTACAATCCTAACAATAAAAGAAAAAGGAACATCTGCTCAGTTCCTTTTTTCTAGTAGTTTTAATTTACCTGAAGCTTGCGTGTAAAACCAAGATATCTCGTGCCTTGGAAGATTAGTTCACCAAAGTCACCTTCAGCAAGCATACCGTACTCAGAACCATTTACAACGAGTTCCATTCTGTCCCCGCTTTCGACTTGAAAGGTAACAAAATAACTTGTACTAGCGTGGCTATTGTTTCCTCCTCCACGTACTTGGGTCCTTTTCGAAACCACAAGCGCATCAACATTCAACTTAGGCTGCTTATTGTTGTAGTTCCATTGTTTAATATTTTTAAAAATGGTAAAAAGAAGGATGCCTAAAATGATGATGAAAAATAGTGGGAACAGCATATTTATAATAGAAAACATATCAAAACCTTGCTCAAATCCCATTGACCTCTCTCCCCTTCTTAAAAAAGTCATTTTCTCTATAAACTTACTATAACGATAGAAATATAGAGTCTCAAGAAAATTAAACACTTTTGAAGAATTTTTTATATACTGTATGTATGGAATGTGCAACAAGGAAATGGGTGAAATATGGAAAATATAATACTGTTTGACGGAGTGTGTAACCTTTGTAATCAAAGCGTCCAATTCATTATCAAAAGGGATCCAAAGGGGCATTTTAAGTTTGCTTCTCTTCAAAGCGAAATTGGACAGAAGTTAGTAGAGCAATATGGGATACCTAAAGGTATTGAAAGTATAATCTATATTGAGAAGGATAAGGTTTATATAAAATCAAGTGCAGCATTACGCATATCCAGGAAACTAAACGGTTATTGGAGATACCTAACGATACTCAGTATCCTCCCTTCTTCCTTTAGAGATTTCTTTTACGATGTCATCGCTAAAAATCGGTATAAATGGTTTGGAAAAAAGGAAAGTTGTTTGCTTCCAACTATAGAAACGAAAAAAAGGTTTCTAGATTAATAAAAAAGTTATCAAATATGGACAGGTTCACTACATGCATGTACAACGAGGTACATATATTGTACTAACCCATGATACAATACCTCCTTTAGAAAGTGGCCCCACCACTTTCTTTTTTTTTTGCAATCAAAAAAGCACTCTCAAAAAGTGCTTTTGGAAAAATTAAGATTTTTGATAATTCAATTCCCAAATGATCCCGAACTGATCTTGTACTCTGGCATATTTGGCACCCCAAAATGTATCCTCTAGCTCCGTAAGTGCCTTTCCGCCTTTCCTCAGAGCATCATAGAGACTTTGGATTTCCTCATCACTTTCCGGTTCTAGGGTAAGCGAAATATTGGTACCTATAACCACTGACTGTCCAGGAAAGGTATCTGAAAACATTAGGGAAATGTCACCTTTGCTTAGCTTTGCGTGCATGACACGATTATCGGCCTCTGGAGGTGTAGGGTAATCAGCTTCTCCAAATGTTTGAAGTCCGATAATTTCCCCACCCAAAACTTCTTTATAAAACTCCAAAGCTTGTTTAGCATTTCCATCAAAAGATAAATATGGTGTTAATTGCCCCTTCATCATAAACACTCCTTCATTTCATATAACCAACAATATATTAGTTTTTCATTAAAAAACGGTTTTTAATCAAAAAACTCAAAAAAATACCTTTGATCAGATGTCAAAGGCAAAAGGTGAGCTTAGTGGTCAAGGCTAAGCTCCAGTTTTAGGAGGTCTAAACTCAGAAGAATTTAAACATCTTAATAGTAACATTTTCTGAAAATTCATTCAACAGTTTAAAGCGTTAAAGTTTAAAAGTAACGAACTTGTAATATTACCCTATAAAATCTGGAAATACATAAACCAGAATTTTTTCAAACGAAACAATTGACAGTCTTGTATATACAAGTTAGAATGAAAACGTAATCAAAAAACTTGTATATACATGTTAGCGATCAATTTAAAACGCACATTAACATGTTCATACATGGTAATTATATTTAGATAAAAGGAATGGAAACGTCCATACCTATTAGGGGGAAATTGTAATGACAAAGTTCACAGAGTCAGCAACCGAACTGCTCGAACACGTTGGAGGAAAGGAAAACATTGCAGCCGTTACCCATTGTGTAACGAGAATGCGCTTTGTTTTAAATGATCCAAGCAAAGCAGATGTTAAAAAAATTGAAGCGCTCAAACCAGTAAAGGGTACCTTCACTCAAGCAGGACAATTTCAAGTTATTATCGGAAATGATGTTTCTACCTTCTATAATGATTTTGTCAAAATAGCTGGAGTAAACGAAACAACGAAAGATGAAGCAAAAGTTGCGGCAAAGCAAAATATGAATTGGCTGCAGCGAATGATTGCTCATCTAGCTGATATCTTTACACCATTAATTCCTGCCCTTGTTGTGGGTGGTTTAATTCTCGGGTTTAGAAATGTTATTGGGGATATTAAACTGTTAGAAGATGGAACGAAATCCATCGTTGAGGTTTCACAATTCTGGGCCGGAGTTCACGCCTTCTTATGGTTAATTGGGGAAGCGGTGTTCCACTTCCTTCCAGTCGGTATCACATGGTCCATTGCTAGAAAAATGGGTGCAACACCTATTCTAGGTATTGTTCTTGGTATTACATTAGTTTCTCCACAATTACTCAACGCTTATGGTGTTGCAGGAGCAGAAGAAATTCCAACATGGGATTTCGGGTTTGCTCAAATTGAAATGATCGGTTATCAGGCTCAAGTAATCCCTGCTATTTTAGCTGGATTTGTACTTTCATTCTTAGAATTAAGACTTAGAAAAATTGTTCCGAATTCAATCTCTATGATTGTTGTTCCATTCTTAGCATTAATTCCAACCGTATTGATTGCTCATACTGTTCTAGGTCCTATCGGTTGGACAATCGGTTCTTGGGTTTCTGATGTAGTTTATTCAAGCTTAACATCAGCATTCGGTTGGTTATTTGCAGCTATCTTTGGTTTTGCCTATGCACCACTTGTAATCACAGGTTTACACCATATGACAAATGCGATTGACCTTCAATTAATGTCAGAACTTGGCGGAACAAACCTATGGCCAATGATAGCATTATCAAATATCGCTCAAGGTTCTGCGGTTCTTGCGATGATCTATATTAATCGTAAAAACGAAGAAGAAAAACAAGTATCTAT from Neobacillus sp. CF12 encodes:
- a CDS encoding VOC family protein, giving the protein MKGQLTPYLSFDGNAKQALEFYKEVLGGEIIGLQTFGEADYPTPPEADNRVMHAKLSKGDISLMFSDTFPGQSVVIGTNISLTLEPESDEEIQSLYDALRKGGKALTELEDTFWGAKYARVQDQFGIIWELNYQKS
- the treP gene encoding PTS system trehalose-specific EIIBC component, translated to MTKFTESATELLEHVGGKENIAAVTHCVTRMRFVLNDPSKADVKKIEALKPVKGTFTQAGQFQVIIGNDVSTFYNDFVKIAGVNETTKDEAKVAAKQNMNWLQRMIAHLADIFTPLIPALVVGGLILGFRNVIGDIKLLEDGTKSIVEVSQFWAGVHAFLWLIGEAVFHFLPVGITWSIARKMGATPILGIVLGITLVSPQLLNAYGVAGAEEIPTWDFGFAQIEMIGYQAQVIPAILAGFVLSFLELRLRKIVPNSISMIVVPFLALIPTVLIAHTVLGPIGWTIGSWVSDVVYSSLTSAFGWLFAAIFGFAYAPLVITGLHHMTNAIDLQLMSELGGTNLWPMIALSNIAQGSAVLAMIYINRKNEEEKQVSIPAAISCYLGVTEPAMFGINLKYGFPFLAAMLGSLAAAVISVGSDVMANSIGVGGLPGFLSIQPQHMTMFAIAMLVAIVVPFILTIIFAKTGMNKFSFKK
- a CDS encoding DUF2500 domain-containing protein gives rise to the protein MGFEQGFDMFSIINMLFPLFFIIILGILLFTIFKNIKQWNYNNKQPKLNVDALVVSKRTQVRGGGNNSHASTSYFVTFQVESGDRMELVVNGSEYGMLAEGDFGELIFQGTRYLGFTRKLQVN
- a CDS encoding thiol-disulfide oxidoreductase DCC family protein, which translates into the protein MENIILFDGVCNLCNQSVQFIIKRDPKGHFKFASLQSEIGQKLVEQYGIPKGIESIIYIEKDKVYIKSSAALRISRKLNGYWRYLTILSILPSSFRDFFYDVIAKNRYKWFGKKESCLLPTIETKKRFLD